The Plasmodium gaboni strain SY75 chromosome Unknown, whole genome shotgun sequence DNA window TATAATCAATGATCATATAGGTGttaataaagaatataatatacaacataataaaaaggtagtaaataaaaatataaagacaataaataaatataaaaagaactcaactttttttttaacagaaaataataacaaattgaatgaattttttgatgtaatacaaaataataattataataataaaaataatgataatctagaaaataatgttaattatatgaaaatattaagaaaGGCAAAAGCTAGTAATAcctatatttataatatatatgatataaaaataaataataagataatatataataaaaaatattttaaagaatatataaatattattaattttgttatatgtatatttttaagtactaatattaataatttaaatatgagtattttaaatcataattatatttattttatatcaaaaattattaaaaaaaatttcaaattttattttttctatttttattataatatatttaaaaataaacaa harbors:
- a CDS encoding putative phosphatidylinositol 4-kinase, which translates into the protein DRIKKYVPSNIYIKNIKNKQNKQNKKNKIKKNSQMERNHQDVINKMIISKDIKNELKMKKMKKEKKNIHTHTSNIINDHIGVNKEYNIQHNKKVVNKNIKTINKYKKNSTFFLTENNNKLNEFFDVIQNNNYNNKNNDNLENNVNYMKILRKAKASNTYIYNIYDIKINNKIIYNKKYFKEYINIINFVICIFLSTNINNLNMSILNHNYIYFISKIIKKNFKFYFFYFYYNIFKNKQISNRYKNIYNMNFDVILNNNLQNYLSISKINIKNKYIYVLYTLSCILSVYNFHYSLFNYYFLFFYKYIKIL